Proteins encoded together in one Maricaulis maris window:
- a CDS encoding type II secretion system protein translates to MTRGFTLLETLIALVIASITSLVLLQSIMAVARGTAGIDIALAGALETEFSREAVSDALAASVADYLDSPGAYTGSTTRISGTTRRPVLTPHGLPTRFVLTLQPEAGGTALVYQEVGQPAGDGNERTGPREDSTLTNGIVAMRFDAQDLEFRFAYQSLSRLYDREPAEALDAWPPEAGFDPWYDYYRPPPTLVMIVDAEDQVLWAITSTGWNAPPIRGRDLEEIL, encoded by the coding sequence ATGACCCGCGGATTCACCCTTCTGGAAACCCTGATCGCTCTGGTGATCGCCTCGATCACGTCGCTGGTTCTGTTGCAGTCGATCATGGCCGTGGCGCGCGGCACGGCGGGGATTGACATCGCGCTCGCCGGGGCGCTGGAGACCGAGTTCTCGCGGGAAGCGGTCAGCGACGCCCTGGCAGCCTCCGTCGCTGATTATCTGGACTCACCGGGTGCCTATACAGGCAGCACGACGCGCATTTCCGGCACGACACGGCGCCCGGTACTGACGCCGCATGGCTTGCCGACGCGGTTCGTCCTGACCCTGCAGCCGGAGGCGGGTGGCACCGCGCTGGTTTATCAGGAAGTCGGGCAACCGGCCGGTGACGGCAATGAACGCACCGGGCCACGCGAAGACAGCACGCTCACAAACGGGATCGTGGCGATGCGATTCGACGCGCAAGACCTCGAATTTCGCTTCGCCTATCAGTCCCTCTCGCGGCTCTATGATCGCGAACCGGCCGAAGCCCTCGACGCTTGGCCACCGGAGGCCGGTTTTGATCCCTGGTATGATTATTATCGCCCCCCACCGACACTTGTCATGATCGTCGATGCCGAAGATCAGGTCTTGTGGGCGATCACATCGACAGGCTGGAATGCACCGCCGATACGGGGCCGCGACCTGGAGGAGATCTTGTGA
- a CDS encoding secretin N-terminal domain-containing protein: MSELVTTRRIVPGSSSGIAGAGALSATLSPAGPAINATLPAQPLPAFIDTALGEILGVPYALGPGVADRDDIVALRSVRDMEPDTFLGLFGAALAEYGLAIEVQDGMALVVERSDLRSNMPQIIRARARAGVSAPLRPVIQFVEFDYSDAAEMDAILRQAFPDQQELSIQVRRDINSMSLTGLSDRVDAAMQLIGQLDQARFAGAAAVTLSPRNWDASELAQALVDILSLEGYQVGLGTRQVRPLSMLALDQTNQILVFAHNDDTLAHLIATARRLEDAAEREDGARSYVYQVQNTDAEELAGVLRTVLGEASRQTSGPETEAGGDRNASGGSLNSRLAVDTFGNRLIFTGSRNEYDDLTRLLQQLDTPVAEVLVEVTIAEVVFSDSTRFGLEFFLNTLGGDVQIGTQDALGLSSGGLSAVVRSGQVDIEAAANASNSAVNILSTPRVVARSGESAEVQVGTDVPIITSQRAANTQDSGSTDILQSIQYRSTGVLLTVEPRVFSSNRIDLAITQEVSSADENPNQAIGSPIISNRRMTSSITLQDGQTAVLGGLISETVNRGSTGVPLLQDIPLLGNLFKTETFSNDQRVLLVLVTPFILNDRTDRQRIVDAFRGEINDAFVSRIGAGQTFLQHERPMQVSTPDE, translated from the coding sequence ATGTCTGAACTGGTCACCACACGGCGGATCGTGCCGGGTAGTTCCAGCGGCATCGCCGGTGCCGGCGCGCTCAGCGCAACATTGTCTCCCGCCGGTCCCGCGATCAATGCCACCCTGCCTGCGCAACCGCTTCCAGCCTTTATCGACACGGCGCTGGGCGAAATCCTCGGCGTGCCCTACGCGCTCGGTCCCGGTGTTGCCGACCGCGACGACATCGTCGCCTTGCGCAGCGTCCGGGATATGGAGCCAGACACCTTCCTTGGCCTGTTCGGCGCCGCACTCGCCGAGTACGGCCTTGCCATCGAGGTCCAGGACGGGATGGCGCTTGTCGTCGAACGCAGCGACCTGCGCAGCAATATGCCGCAAATCATCCGCGCCCGCGCCCGCGCCGGCGTGTCAGCGCCATTGCGCCCCGTGATCCAGTTTGTGGAGTTCGATTATTCGGACGCCGCGGAAATGGACGCCATCCTGCGTCAGGCCTTTCCCGATCAACAGGAATTGTCGATCCAGGTCCGACGAGACATCAATTCCATGTCCCTCACGGGCTTGTCGGACCGCGTGGATGCCGCCATGCAGCTGATCGGCCAACTCGACCAGGCGCGCTTTGCCGGCGCCGCCGCCGTGACGCTCTCACCGCGCAATTGGGACGCTTCCGAGCTGGCACAAGCGCTCGTCGATATCCTCTCCCTGGAGGGCTATCAGGTCGGGCTCGGCACGCGCCAGGTTCGGCCCCTGTCCATGCTTGCCCTGGACCAGACCAACCAGATCCTGGTCTTCGCCCATAATGACGACACGCTGGCGCATCTGATCGCGACGGCGCGTCGGTTGGAAGACGCGGCCGAGCGTGAAGACGGGGCCCGTTCCTACGTCTACCAGGTGCAAAACACTGACGCCGAAGAGCTCGCCGGCGTTCTGCGCACCGTACTGGGCGAGGCTTCACGCCAGACAAGCGGCCCCGAGACGGAGGCGGGCGGGGACCGGAATGCGTCCGGCGGATCGCTCAACTCCCGCCTGGCAGTCGACACTTTCGGCAACCGGCTCATTTTCACCGGTTCGCGGAATGAGTACGACGATCTCACCCGTCTGCTGCAACAACTGGACACACCTGTCGCGGAAGTCCTTGTCGAGGTAACCATCGCCGAAGTGGTGTTCAGTGACAGCACGCGTTTCGGCCTGGAATTCTTTCTAAATACACTGGGCGGGGATGTGCAGATCGGTACCCAGGACGCGCTTGGCCTGTCGAGCGGCGGGCTCTCCGCTGTTGTCCGGTCCGGGCAAGTCGACATCGAAGCGGCGGCCAATGCGAGCAATTCTGCGGTCAACATCCTGTCCACGCCTCGTGTCGTCGCGCGCTCGGGCGAGTCCGCAGAAGTGCAAGTGGGTACCGATGTACCCATCATCACGTCCCAACGAGCGGCCAACACCCAGGATTCCGGCTCCACCGATATCCTGCAGTCGATCCAGTACCGATCAACCGGCGTGCTCCTGACTGTCGAACCGCGGGTGTTCAGCAGTAACCGGATCGACCTCGCCATCACGCAGGAAGTCAGTTCGGCCGATGAGAACCCCAATCAGGCCATCGGCAGTCCCATCATTTCCAATCGCAGGATGACCTCGTCGATTACCCTGCAGGATGGCCAAACGGCTGTGCTGGGTGGATTGATCAGCGAAACGGTCAATCGCGGCTCCACTGGCGTGCCACTGCTCCAGGACATCCCCCTGCTCGGCAATCTCTTCAAAACCGAAACCTTCAGCAATGACCAACGTGTGCTGCTGGTTCTCGTGACACCCTTTATCCTGAACGACCGAACAGATCGGCAAAGGATCGTCGATGCCTTCCGCG